Proteins encoded in a region of the Rhodococcus sp. SBT000017 genome:
- a CDS encoding TetR/AcrR family transcriptional regulator — MANRSSARDDMLRSAAQLFRRRGVDATSLADVIDLAGAPRGSIYHHFPRGKPQLVEEATRTAGAAMGTMISAGLTAAGPAATVRAIIEGFRSELLATGFVAGCPVAPAALEGLNAPGAVTAAGESFSSWEDTIAASLWQRGVARERAHALATFAIAAIEGALIMSKAQRSTTALDRTEGELSALLEAVLEASAGR, encoded by the coding sequence ATGGCGAATCGAAGCAGTGCTCGGGACGACATGCTGCGCAGCGCTGCGCAGCTGTTTCGTCGACGCGGCGTTGACGCGACCTCGCTGGCCGACGTCATCGATCTTGCGGGCGCGCCGCGCGGCTCGATCTATCACCACTTTCCTCGCGGCAAGCCGCAGTTGGTGGAAGAAGCGACGCGAACTGCGGGAGCCGCCATGGGCACGATGATCTCGGCCGGCCTGACCGCGGCGGGACCCGCGGCCACCGTCCGGGCAATCATCGAGGGCTTTCGCAGCGAACTGCTGGCCACTGGCTTCGTAGCGGGGTGTCCGGTCGCTCCCGCTGCGCTCGAGGGGCTCAATGCTCCCGGTGCCGTGACGGCGGCGGGCGAGTCGTTCTCCTCTTGGGAGGACACGATCGCCGCGTCCCTGTGGCAGCGCGGCGTCGCCCGCGAGCGGGCTCACGCGTTGGCCACCTTTGCGATAGCGGCCATCGAAGGTGCGCTGATCATGTCCAAGGCGCAACGCTCGACTACGGCCCTGGATCGGACGGAGGGGGAGTTGTCGGCCCTGCTCGAGGCGGTCCTGGAGGCTTCGGCGGGCCGCTGA
- a CDS encoding nitroreductase family deazaflavin-dependent oxidoreductase has product MSPDTDVIDLSSPLTLACGQILPNRVMKAALSEGLSTAEHGPDSRLETLYRQWGAGGYGLVVTGNVMVDRSHLGEPGNVVIEDGRDRDALARWAKATSDGGAPIWMQLNHPGRQANPLVTRTKPVAPSAIAPNIPGIPAPRALSENDIHDIIGRFATAAAVAETAGFDGVQIHGAHGYLVSQFLSPLSNRREDAWGGDLDGRMRFVLEVVRAIRAAVSPSFAVGIKLNSADFQRGGFSEEESRITVEHLVRESIDLIEISGGSYESPAMMGTASTRDREAYFLEYARTVRDAAGTVPLAVTGGFRTRSVMNAAVQSGECDMVGLGRPTALAPAVANSLVDGTLDRVESPRVALRVPSKSSAFKQINGALDLQWHTDQLQLIGAGHQPNSSRPAWKTAATMMQRNGWDAFRNRRSSARVDTSAAVTKFRRERWIGKHIANPVVNGLTSIGVRTSLVTDIETVGRKSGLRRQVPVSVVFDDTGAWLISQHGTRSGWGANITDEPRIRIRVGSRWRTGTATFVPDDDVARRARSFSDNPVLGRLIGAGFRALQTDPVSVRVEYDD; this is encoded by the coding sequence ATGTCCCCTGACACCGACGTGATCGATCTGAGCAGCCCGCTCACCCTCGCCTGCGGGCAGATCTTGCCGAATCGTGTGATGAAGGCAGCGCTCAGCGAAGGACTGTCCACCGCCGAGCACGGCCCGGACTCCCGCCTCGAAACGCTGTACCGCCAGTGGGGCGCAGGCGGCTACGGCCTGGTGGTGACCGGCAACGTGATGGTCGACCGGTCCCATCTCGGAGAACCGGGCAATGTCGTCATCGAGGACGGTCGCGACCGCGATGCGCTCGCCCGTTGGGCGAAAGCGACGTCCGACGGCGGTGCCCCCATCTGGATGCAGCTCAATCATCCCGGTCGACAGGCCAACCCGCTCGTCACCCGCACCAAGCCCGTTGCACCGTCCGCCATCGCTCCCAACATCCCGGGGATTCCAGCACCTCGGGCGTTGAGCGAGAACGATATTCACGACATCATCGGCCGATTCGCCACCGCAGCGGCCGTGGCCGAGACGGCCGGTTTCGACGGCGTCCAGATCCACGGGGCGCACGGCTACCTGGTGTCGCAGTTCCTCTCGCCGCTGTCCAATCGGCGCGAGGACGCCTGGGGCGGCGACCTCGACGGACGGATGCGATTCGTACTCGAAGTCGTCCGCGCGATCAGAGCAGCGGTGTCTCCGAGTTTCGCAGTGGGAATCAAACTGAATTCGGCGGACTTCCAGCGCGGCGGGTTCAGCGAGGAAGAATCACGCATCACCGTCGAGCATCTCGTTCGGGAATCCATAGATCTGATCGAAATCAGCGGTGGCAGTTACGAATCACCCGCGATGATGGGCACCGCGAGCACCCGCGATCGCGAGGCGTACTTTCTGGAGTACGCGCGGACGGTGCGCGACGCGGCAGGAACCGTGCCGCTGGCGGTCACCGGCGGCTTCCGTACCCGTTCGGTGATGAATGCGGCAGTGCAGTCGGGTGAGTGCGACATGGTCGGCCTCGGCCGTCCGACTGCCCTCGCCCCGGCCGTCGCGAATTCCCTGGTCGACGGCACACTGGATCGCGTCGAATCGCCGCGCGTGGCTCTGCGTGTCCCGTCGAAGTCCAGCGCGTTCAAGCAGATCAACGGCGCTCTCGACCTGCAATGGCACACCGATCAGTTGCAGCTCATCGGCGCTGGGCATCAACCGAATTCGAGCCGTCCGGCATGGAAGACAGCGGCCACGATGATGCAGCGCAACGGCTGGGACGCGTTCCGCAACCGCCGCAGTTCTGCTCGGGTGGACACATCTGCTGCCGTGACGAAGTTTCGCCGCGAACGCTGGATCGGCAAACACATCGCGAATCCGGTCGTCAACGGGCTCACCTCGATCGGCGTCCGAACTTCCCTCGTCACCGATATCGAGACCGTCGGCCGCAAATCCGGCCTACGCCGACAGGTTCCGGTGTCGGTAGTGTTCGACGACACCGGAGCCTGGCTGATCTCCCAGCATGGAACCCGATCCGGCTGGGGAGCCAATATCACCGACGAGCCCCGAATCCGAATTCGGGTGGGCAGCCGATGGCGCACCGGCACAGCGACGTTCGTGCCCGACGACGACGTCGCCCGCCGTGCGCGATCCTTCTCCGACAATCCGGTGCTCGGACGCCTCATCGGCGCAGGCTTCCGTGCGTTGCAGACCGACCCGGTGTCGGTGCGAGTCGAGTACGACGATTGA
- a CDS encoding STAS domain-containing protein, with protein MTVTDHFDSRLAPVERGNARYSIGTEFYSPRLTVVRATGDLDLRARTDLLQALDDALRGETVVLLDLSAVTFMYSGSACVIVDAATRSVGRLEIYAPTRPARIVLDALGAVTIGADPRAA; from the coding sequence GTGACTGTCACCGACCACTTCGATTCTCGCCTCGCACCCGTCGAACGCGGCAATGCTCGTTACTCCATCGGCACCGAGTTCTACTCCCCTCGCCTGACTGTCGTCCGAGCGACGGGCGATCTCGATCTGCGGGCACGCACCGATCTGTTGCAAGCGCTCGACGACGCCTTGCGCGGCGAAACGGTTGTGCTGCTGGACTTGTCGGCGGTCACCTTCATGTACTCGGGGTCCGCATGCGTGATCGTCGACGCTGCCACGCGCAGTGTGGGCCGGCTTGAGATCTACGCTCCGACGCGGCCCGCGCGCATCGTTCTCGACGCATTGGGCGCAGTGACCATCGGAGCGGATCCGCGCGCTGCATGA
- a CDS encoding lipase family protein: protein MRLPSVTFALLVLAVSCVLSPAPVSADPAGVDFYDAPVADLDAYALGAIVRREPVPQLDVLGSHTERILYRSADPRDRVVAASGLLITPTSAWTGPGPRPVIAYAPGSYGIADRCSGSSVQGMATTIPALLPLLAQGYQVVTTDYQGLGTPGEYEFLGRVAGARAVLDSARAAAGETDAPVVVYGYSAGGVASAAAAELATTYAPDLSVVGAFVGAAPTDPVLRVEGQDGTGTAATMLYTIDGLIGAHPDRAGEIRALFNDRGRAVLDAVLDFCTFDAFEYGKLRSEDLTADGTSLSALMTGPVLGSLTAANTVGFTAPVVPVMIAQGVHDSSVGIEQSRLLAQRWRAAGAADITVREFDFGTELVPAFDHTAANAAVYPEAIGWIDRLVARPSE, encoded by the coding sequence ATGAGACTTCCTTCCGTCACCTTCGCCCTGCTCGTGCTGGCCGTGTCCTGCGTCCTGTCGCCCGCACCCGTCTCGGCGGACCCCGCTGGCGTCGACTTCTACGACGCTCCCGTCGCCGACCTCGATGCATACGCACTCGGGGCCATCGTGCGCCGAGAACCCGTGCCGCAGCTCGACGTTCTGGGATCGCACACCGAGCGCATTCTGTACCGGTCGGCCGATCCCCGTGATCGTGTAGTCGCGGCGTCGGGGCTGCTGATCACACCGACCAGTGCGTGGACCGGTCCTGGTCCCCGGCCCGTGATCGCCTACGCGCCAGGCAGTTACGGGATCGCCGACCGCTGCTCGGGCTCGTCCGTGCAGGGAATGGCAACCACGATCCCGGCGCTGCTGCCGCTCCTGGCACAGGGATACCAGGTGGTCACGACGGACTATCAAGGACTCGGAACTCCCGGCGAGTACGAGTTCCTGGGCCGGGTTGCCGGCGCACGTGCGGTGCTGGACTCGGCCCGGGCCGCGGCAGGCGAGACCGACGCGCCCGTCGTGGTCTACGGATATTCAGCCGGTGGCGTCGCCTCGGCCGCCGCTGCAGAGCTCGCCACCACGTACGCGCCCGACCTGTCGGTGGTCGGTGCCTTCGTCGGTGCCGCACCGACCGATCCCGTACTGCGCGTCGAAGGGCAGGACGGCACCGGGACCGCCGCGACGATGCTGTACACGATCGACGGCCTGATCGGCGCGCACCCCGACCGGGCCGGCGAGATTCGCGCACTCTTCAACGACCGCGGACGGGCGGTTCTCGATGCGGTATTGGATTTCTGCACGTTCGATGCGTTCGAGTACGGGAAGCTGCGGTCGGAGGATTTGACGGCCGACGGCACGTCTTTGAGCGCACTCATGACCGGCCCCGTGCTGGGTTCGCTGACGGCGGCGAACACCGTCGGGTTCACCGCGCCGGTCGTGCCCGTGATGATCGCGCAGGGAGTCCACGACAGTTCCGTCGGAATCGAGCAGAGCAGGCTCCTGGCGCAGCGATGGCGCGCCGCCGGTGCCGCGGATATCACCGTGCGCGAGTTCGACTTCGGAACCGAACTCGTTCCTGCATTCGACCATACGGCTGCGAACGCCGCTGTCTACCCCGAGGCGATCGGGTGGATCGACCGACTCGTCGCACGGCCCTCGGAATAA
- a CDS encoding MFS transporter, whose amino-acid sequence MSLPTTSRHSVDVPQFRRRYLALIVICAAELLVVLDNTVVNVALPSMGLQLRADMSGLQWVVDAYTLTFAGLLLAFGHLGDRYGRKKVMIFGLAGIAVMSVGGAVAADLGQVIAARAAMGVCAAAVFPATLALIINIFTDAKERALAIAAWTAMAGFAIAIGPTAGGFLLEHFSWHSVFWINVPVALLVLVAALACVPESKAEHVGKYDPLGIALSLAGITILVWAIIEAPHNGWLSATSIGAYAAGSAAVVAFVWWELRTPSPVLDLNLFRNRRFSLPALAIAVAYFSMFGFLFMITQYFQGVMELTPLQFGVHSLPFAISIAIGAPLATIIAQRIGTTAVIVFGLVVMSIGMFIAGQVEVETPYLGPVLVSMVLMGLGLAIVQGPATESIMSSVTLDEAGAGSAVNDTTREVGGTLGVAVLGSIVASIYTTQVSPKIDAIPDAIMEPYQKAFARETVVSVIEIVKAPTNPVFATQKADLIHAMKAACLEGFQLASFVTVGAAMTCALAVALFLPCRRPEGNGVLLAWRGSEDADEIS is encoded by the coding sequence ATGTCGCTACCCACCACCTCCCGTCACTCGGTGGACGTCCCGCAGTTCCGTCGGCGATACCTCGCGCTGATCGTGATCTGCGCAGCCGAGCTGCTCGTCGTGTTGGACAACACCGTCGTCAACGTCGCACTGCCCTCGATGGGACTGCAGTTGCGTGCCGACATGAGCGGACTGCAGTGGGTGGTCGACGCCTACACGCTGACGTTCGCGGGATTGCTGTTGGCGTTCGGTCACCTCGGCGATCGCTACGGCCGCAAGAAGGTCATGATTTTCGGACTGGCGGGTATCGCGGTGATGTCGGTCGGCGGCGCTGTCGCCGCCGATCTGGGACAGGTGATCGCGGCCCGTGCGGCCATGGGAGTGTGTGCGGCCGCAGTGTTTCCGGCGACCCTTGCCCTGATCATCAACATCTTCACCGACGCCAAGGAGCGAGCGCTGGCCATCGCGGCCTGGACGGCCATGGCCGGGTTCGCCATCGCGATCGGCCCGACGGCCGGTGGATTCCTTCTCGAGCATTTCTCGTGGCACTCGGTGTTCTGGATCAACGTTCCTGTCGCCCTGCTCGTTCTGGTGGCCGCGCTGGCCTGCGTACCGGAGTCGAAGGCAGAGCACGTCGGCAAGTACGACCCCCTGGGCATCGCGTTGTCGTTGGCCGGCATCACAATACTGGTCTGGGCGATCATCGAAGCGCCACACAACGGTTGGTTGTCTGCAACGAGCATCGGAGCCTACGCGGCAGGATCGGCAGCCGTCGTCGCTTTCGTCTGGTGGGAATTGCGAACACCGTCTCCGGTACTGGACTTGAACCTGTTTCGAAACCGGCGATTCTCACTGCCCGCCTTGGCCATTGCCGTGGCGTACTTCAGTATGTTCGGCTTCCTGTTCATGATCACCCAGTACTTCCAGGGTGTGATGGAGTTGACCCCACTGCAATTCGGCGTTCACTCGCTACCCTTCGCGATATCCATCGCAATCGGTGCGCCGCTGGCGACGATCATCGCGCAACGCATCGGAACCACGGCCGTGATCGTCTTCGGATTGGTGGTAATGAGCATCGGCATGTTCATCGCAGGTCAGGTGGAGGTCGAAACGCCTTATCTGGGGCCGGTTCTCGTCTCGATGGTTCTGATGGGCCTCGGCTTGGCGATCGTGCAGGGTCCTGCCACCGAGTCGATCATGTCCTCGGTGACGCTCGACGAAGCAGGTGCGGGCTCCGCGGTGAACGACACCACCCGAGAGGTCGGCGGAACGCTCGGAGTTGCCGTGCTCGGATCGATCGTCGCGTCGATCTACACCACACAGGTGAGTCCGAAGATCGACGCGATACCCGACGCGATCATGGAGCCCTACCAAAAGGCGTTCGCTCGCGAAACGGTCGTCAGCGTCATCGAGATCGTGAAAGCGCCCACCAACCCGGTCTTCGCGACGCAGAAGGCCGACCTGATCCACGCGATGAAAGCTGCGTGCCTGGAAGGCTTTCAGCTCGCGTCGTTCGTCACCGTCGGAGCCGCTATGACTTGTGCGCTTGCCGTCGCGCTGTTCCTGCCGTGTCGACGACCGGAGGGAAACGGTGTGCTGCTCGCGTGGCGCGGATCCGAGGACGCCGACGAGATCAGTTGA
- a CDS encoding enoyl-CoA hydratase-related protein: protein MPYLDRVADVFVLNLGTRGVDDSENRMGPNWVAEINALLDEVESSSGPAALVTTATGKYFSTGVDLSWGADNLDQINRFIGSVQEMLVRFLTFPMQTVAAMQGHTYGGAAFFVMAHDHRIMRSDRGFLCFPGVNIGATYSPGTVDMVRARLAPHAFHEALTTGRRYGGGDAMTLGLVDAVSTADGLSDDALARASALVGTRGDVLREIKRTMYASEVRSLLTPVAGVDEMEWASN, encoded by the coding sequence ATGCCATACCTGGATCGCGTTGCAGACGTGTTCGTGCTGAACCTCGGAACTCGGGGCGTCGACGACAGCGAAAACCGCATGGGCCCGAACTGGGTTGCCGAGATCAATGCACTGCTCGACGAGGTGGAGTCGTCCTCCGGCCCGGCTGCGCTGGTGACGACTGCGACGGGCAAATATTTCTCCACCGGCGTCGATCTGTCATGGGGTGCCGACAACCTCGACCAGATCAACCGGTTCATCGGCTCGGTGCAGGAGATGCTGGTGCGCTTCCTGACATTCCCGATGCAGACCGTCGCCGCCATGCAGGGACACACCTACGGCGGTGCCGCATTCTTCGTGATGGCTCACGACCACCGCATCATGCGGTCCGATCGTGGCTTCCTGTGCTTCCCCGGCGTCAACATCGGCGCGACCTACAGCCCGGGAACCGTCGACATGGTGCGAGCGAGGTTGGCTCCACATGCGTTTCACGAGGCGCTGACGACCGGCCGCCGCTACGGCGGTGGCGACGCCATGACGCTCGGCCTGGTCGACGCGGTGTCGACAGCAGATGGATTGAGCGACGACGCCCTGGCCCGTGCGAGTGCACTGGTGGGAACGCGAGGCGATGTTCTACGGGAGATCAAGCGAACGATGTACGCGAGTGAGGTCCGTTCGCTCCTGACGCCGGTAGCCGGCGTCGACGAGATGGAATGGGCCTCGAACTAG
- a CDS encoding ABC transporter substrate-binding protein — MSVALGAVLVASLVSSCGVDTEPATTDSATHSVTTQFGTVEVPDRIESVVVIDGRRDLDIALAFDLPIVGIPVETEAPPEIPGPLTEPTRILLADGVPELYPRNTVDLEAVARVDPDLIIGRDEVIEEIYDQLSSIAPVLPVGSTGTGVSWQQDVTTIGEALNQQDEARAIIDEYSTRVDELTTQYADAIADTAVLPISTSEEGGISIGRDRVTSIALEDVGARFGSAWTAATPEIEYGPENVTAASDAVAMIAAITSEQDLQAMNANPLWTGLPAVRSDRIVRTDKFTNDGGPLTALWTLGLVQKLYDRS; from the coding sequence TTGTCCGTCGCCCTCGGTGCGGTCCTTGTTGCATCCCTGGTCTCGTCCTGCGGTGTCGACACCGAACCGGCGACGACGGACTCGGCGACCCATTCGGTCACCACGCAGTTCGGCACCGTCGAGGTACCGGATCGAATCGAGTCGGTCGTCGTGATCGACGGACGACGTGACCTGGACATCGCCCTGGCATTCGACTTGCCCATCGTCGGGATTCCGGTGGAAACCGAGGCTCCGCCGGAAATCCCCGGCCCGCTGACCGAGCCCACCAGGATACTGCTGGCAGACGGAGTGCCCGAGCTGTATCCGCGAAACACCGTCGACCTCGAAGCCGTCGCACGCGTCGATCCCGACCTGATCATCGGCCGCGACGAGGTGATCGAAGAAATCTACGACCAGTTGAGTTCGATCGCGCCGGTGTTGCCGGTGGGCTCCACCGGCACCGGTGTCAGCTGGCAGCAGGACGTGACGACGATCGGCGAGGCACTGAATCAGCAGGACGAGGCCCGAGCAATCATCGACGAATACTCCACTCGCGTAGACGAACTCACGACGCAGTACGCCGATGCGATCGCCGATACCGCAGTCCTGCCGATCAGCACTTCGGAGGAAGGTGGTATCTCGATAGGACGTGACCGGGTGACGTCCATCGCGCTCGAGGATGTGGGAGCCCGCTTCGGCTCCGCCTGGACCGCTGCCACTCCGGAGATCGAATACGGACCGGAGAACGTCACAGCCGCATCCGACGCAGTGGCGATGATTGCCGCAATCACGTCGGAACAGGATCTGCAGGCGATGAACGCCAACCCGCTCTGGACCGGATTGCCGGCCGTGCGCAGCGACCGCATCGTCCGGACGGACAAGTTCACCAACGACGGAGGTCCACTGACCGCGCTGTGGACCCTCGGCTTGGTGCAGAAGCTCTACGACCGCAGTTGA
- a CDS encoding LLM class flavin-dependent oxidoreductase, translating to MHLGVDSFVSSVTDPTDGRVIAPEERMGHLLEEIALADQVGLYSFGIGEHHRSEYYDSAPSIILAAAAARTENIRLGSAVKVLSADDPVRVFQEFATLDLISKGRIDLVVGRGSFTESFPLFGLDLADYDSLFAEKLDLLLQIRDNVEVTWSGKHRPALNRQGIYPRPLQDPLPIWVGVGGTPESFARAGLLGLPLMIAIIGGEPRQFAPLVDLYRRAGAQAGHPPEQLKVGLHVFGFVADTTQAAADTIYPGWNEMFTKISRERGFARPSRQQFDATAGPNGAFFMGDPQTVADKILRVGEQLGGVDRLSLQMTNPRLAHSDLLRGIELLGTEVAPLVAKW from the coding sequence ATGCATCTGGGCGTAGACAGTTTCGTCTCATCCGTGACCGACCCGACCGATGGCCGGGTGATCGCTCCGGAGGAGCGCATGGGTCATCTGCTGGAGGAGATCGCCCTCGCGGATCAGGTCGGGCTCTACTCGTTCGGCATCGGCGAGCACCATCGCAGTGAGTACTACGACTCGGCCCCATCGATCATTCTGGCTGCCGCCGCCGCGCGAACCGAGAACATCCGACTCGGAAGCGCAGTCAAGGTGCTCAGCGCCGACGATCCGGTACGTGTGTTCCAGGAGTTCGCCACCCTCGATCTGATCTCGAAAGGCCGGATCGATTTGGTCGTCGGCCGCGGCTCCTTCACCGAGTCGTTCCCGCTGTTCGGCCTGGACTTGGCCGACTACGACTCACTCTTCGCCGAGAAGCTGGATCTGCTGCTGCAGATCCGCGACAACGTCGAGGTCACCTGGTCCGGCAAGCACCGCCCGGCGCTGAACCGTCAGGGCATCTATCCGCGCCCATTGCAGGATCCGTTGCCCATCTGGGTCGGCGTCGGTGGAACACCCGAATCCTTCGCTCGTGCAGGGCTTCTGGGGTTGCCGTTGATGATCGCCATCATCGGAGGGGAACCACGCCAGTTCGCTCCACTCGTAGACCTGTACCGGCGCGCAGGAGCGCAAGCGGGTCATCCGCCGGAGCAGTTGAAGGTAGGGCTGCATGTGTTCGGCTTCGTCGCCGACACCACGCAGGCCGCGGCAGACACCATCTATCCCGGCTGGAACGAGATGTTCACGAAGATCTCGCGCGAACGCGGATTCGCCCGACCGAGCCGGCAGCAGTTCGACGCCACAGCCGGCCCCAATGGTGCGTTCTTCATGGGCGATCCGCAGACGGTGGCCGACAAGATCCTGCGAGTCGGCGAACAGCTGGGCGGCGTCGATCGACTGTCGCTGCAGATGACCAATCCGCGGTTGGCTCACAGTGATCTGCTTCGCGGAATCGAACTGCTCGGTACCGAAGTCGCACCCCTCGTCGCCAAGTGGTAG
- a CDS encoding transposase, producing the protein MSWAGRTMETLAGPKRNSAEDIVRKLRRADELTAAGKTQEEIAAELEMSAVTLYSWRRQYGGMDTDAAKELMELREQTGESNACSPTPSWRRTRCGK; encoded by the coding sequence ATGAGCTGGGCGGGTAGGACGATGGAGACCCTGGCTGGACCGAAACGGAACTCTGCCGAGGACATCGTGCGCAAACTGCGCCGGGCCGACGAGCTCACCGCAGCGGGCAAGACGCAGGAGGAGATCGCGGCAGAACTCGAAATGTCGGCAGTGACGTTGTACAGCTGGCGTCGCCAATACGGCGGCATGGACACCGACGCCGCGAAAGAACTCATGGAGCTTCGCGAGCAGACAGGCGAATCAAACGCCTGCTCGCCGACGCCGAGCTGGAGAAGGACGCGTTGCGGGAAGTGA
- a CDS encoding SRPBCC domain-containing protein, with the protein MEPTPTGTLRSTDTGFALELTRTIAASREDVWASLTESPRTALWFGPWERISESTVRVTMRFEEGEPASDMAIEACEPPSRLAVRTIDEMQWPLEVRLDERDGSTVVVLVHSCESTDGLGDIGPGWEYYLDMLIASRDGTLLPSFDHYYPSQQEYYLSLRPQ; encoded by the coding sequence ATGGAACCGACACCCACGGGCACGCTGCGCAGCACCGACACCGGCTTCGCTCTCGAGCTGACCAGGACCATCGCCGCTTCGCGCGAGGACGTGTGGGCCAGCCTCACGGAATCGCCCCGAACCGCGCTGTGGTTCGGGCCTTGGGAGCGCATCTCGGAGAGCACCGTTCGTGTCACGATGCGCTTCGAGGAGGGCGAGCCCGCGTCGGATATGGCGATCGAAGCGTGCGAACCGCCCAGCCGACTGGCCGTGCGAACGATCGACGAGATGCAGTGGCCGCTCGAGGTTCGGCTCGACGAGAGGGACGGCTCGACTGTTGTCGTACTAGTGCACAGTTGCGAGAGCACGGACGGTCTGGGCGACATCGGCCCCGGCTGGGAGTACTACCTGGACATGCTCATCGCATCCAGAGACGGCACCCTGCTGCCGAGTTTCGATCACTACTACCCGTCGCAGCAGGAGTACTACCTATCGCTCCGCCCGCAGTGA
- a CDS encoding Rho termination factor N-terminal domain-containing protein, with amino-acid sequence MPAKKTTTDDQAQLKDQGLYEKLREEGNSKEKAARISNAAAKKGRDQVGRKGGESGSYEDWTVDELTDRARELGLEGYSTLNKKELIDALRNH; translated from the coding sequence ATGCCGGCGAAGAAGACCACGACCGATGACCAGGCTCAGCTGAAGGACCAGGGGTTGTACGAGAAGCTCCGCGAGGAAGGCAACTCGAAGGAGAAGGCCGCCCGCATCTCGAACGCCGCAGCGAAGAAGGGGCGAGATCAGGTCGGTAGAAAGGGCGGAGAATCCGGATCCTACGAGGACTGGACGGTCGATGAACTGACCGACCGGGCCAGAGAACTGGGCCTCGAGGGCTACTCGACACTGAACAAGAAGGAGCTGATCGACGCTTTACGCAACCATTGA
- a CDS encoding MarR family winged helix-turn-helix transcriptional regulator, which yields MSDSIPFSPTIALLAVGRTWESMLADALEQLDLTTRKYGLLGHIQKNPGISFSELARRSRITVQSTHTAVAALVDKNLVDDGTAQPGAASTLQITEPGHALLAHAARALGRLDGEFAERHPELTEALRIHMMQVMSATD from the coding sequence ATGTCCGATTCGATTCCGTTCAGCCCCACGATCGCGCTCCTGGCCGTCGGACGGACCTGGGAGTCCATGCTCGCCGACGCGCTCGAACAGTTGGACCTGACTACCCGAAAGTACGGGCTACTCGGACACATACAGAAGAATCCGGGTATCTCGTTCAGCGAACTCGCGCGACGCTCGCGCATCACTGTACAGAGCACACACACAGCAGTCGCGGCATTGGTCGACAAGAACCTCGTCGACGACGGCACCGCCCAACCAGGGGCGGCGTCCACATTGCAGATCACCGAGCCGGGACACGCACTGCTGGCACACGCAGCTCGAGCCCTCGGCCGTCTGGACGGGGAGTTCGCAGAACGACATCCGGAGCTGACCGAGGCGCTTCGAATCCACATGATGCAGGTGATGTCGGCTACCGACTAG